The Pseudophryne corroboree isolate aPseCor3 chromosome 2, aPseCor3.hap2, whole genome shotgun sequence genome has a segment encoding these proteins:
- the LOC134990285 gene encoding sperm acrosome membrane-associated protein 6-like: MEKMDGVECLEKIRKGFKPLENIPLPFTEINKIRAHLGGFNITVREIRPSLSAKDWTAAFDLMIKDYIKDVKSIAAKNPAERCVPRCGIQKAARVFRCDECTVQDCNVAVECPLEDIYAKERELTNILCVPPFTLPSTITVTWMLARNLRVADISYCKTIYTGEDVHILINPTRKYHEGTYACQVRDADDDVIAEMFYFLNVTRSKAIEYSELEDAFNEVVNSEFNPEEEQEPEQPPLRTSIEDMIKHKILTSTKFCIILTIALALVIMVLTILCVHLCSHATNVEDPDDV; encoded by the coding sequence ATGGAGAAGATGGACGGCGTCGAGTGCCTGGAAAAGATACGGAAAGGGTTTAAACCTTTGGAAAACATCCCACTACCGTTTACAGAGATTAACAAGATTAGAGCACATCTGGGAGGCTTTAATATAACAGTCAGAGAGATCAGACCATCGCTCTCTGCAAAGGACTGGACAGCGGCATTTGATCTAATGATAAAGGATTACATCAAGGATGTGAAATCGATCGCAGCCAAGAACCCAGCTGAGAGGTGTGTACCCAGGTGCGGGATACAGAAAGCGGCACGGGTGTTTCGGTGTGATGAGTGCACAGTGCAGGACTGCAATGTGGCTGTAGAGTGTCCCCTGGAGGACATCTATGCGAAGGAGCGCGAACTGACCAACATTTTGTGCGTTCCACctttcaccctccccagcacaataACGGTAACATGGATGTTGGCCCGGAACCTCAGGGTAGCGGACATCAGTTATTGTAAAACCATATATACGGGGGAAGATGTGCACATCCTGATTAATCCCACTCGTAAATACCACGAGGGAACGTACGCCTGTCAGGTTAGGGATGCGGACGACGATGTGATAGCGGAGATGTTTTATTTCCTGAATGTCACCCGGAGTAAAGCAATCGAATACTCCGAGCTGGAGGACGCTTTCAACGAGGTCGTGAATTCAGAATTCAATCCAGAGGAGGAGCAGGAGCCAGAGCAACCGCCGTTACGCACCAGTATTGAGGATATGATCAAGCATAAGATACTAACAAGCACCAAATTCTGCATCATCCTCACAATCGCCTTGGCACTGGTAATCATGGTGCTgactatactgtgtgtacatctgtGCTCTCATGCAACGAATGTCGAGGATCCAGATGATGTGTGA